The nucleotide sequence AGGCGACCTCGTGCTCGTCCGACCGGGCGCAAGCGTCCCTGCTGACGGTATCGTCGAGGAAGGAGATTCGGACGTCGAGGAGTCAATGATTACCGGTGAGTCGAAACCGGTCTCGAAGGAACCCGGCGACGAGGTCATCGGCGGGACAATTAACGGCGACGGGAGCCTTCGCGTGCGCGTCGGTGCGACGGGCGAGGAGACGACGCTTGCGGGCATCATGCGCCTCGTCGAGGAGGCCCAGCAGAGCAAGTCGAAGACACAGGTGCTGGCCGACCGCGCGGCAGGCTGGCTGTTCTACGTGGCCCTCGGTGCGGCAGTCGTGACAGCGATCGCGTGGACGGTCGCGATCTCGTTCGACGCGACCGTCATCGAGCGCGTCGTGACGGTGCTTGTCATTGCCTGCCCACACGCACTTGGGCTCGCCATCCCCCTCGTGGTCGCAATCAATACATCGCTCGCCGCTCGAAACGGGATGCTGGTCCGCGACCGGATTGCAATGGAAGAAGCGAGAAATCTTGACGCGATCATCTTCGACAAGACTGGGACGCTCACCGAAGGCGAGCACGGTGTCGTCGACATGGTGACTGTCGACGGGGTTGACGAGGACGACGCACTCAGGCTCGCGGCGGCCGTCGAGAGCGACTCCGAACACATGATCGCCCGCGCCATCCGCGAGGCCGCTAACGAGCGAGACCTAACTACTCCTGGCGCGACCGATTTCGAGGCAATCAAAGGCCGAGGAGTCCGCGCGAACGTTAACGTCTCCGGCTTTGCCGGAGGCTCGTCGGACGCGTTCGACGGTGGAAACGAGGTGTACGTCGGCGGGCCGAACCTGTTGACCCAACTCGATAGCGAGATTCCCGACCACCTCCAGCACTTCGCTGACGACGCCGGCCAGAACGCCCAGACCGTGGTGTATCTCGTTCGCGAAGGAGAGTTGATCGCCGCGTTCGCGATGGCCGACGTGATCCGTGAAGAGAGTTTCCGCGTCGTCGACGCCCTCCATGACCTGGGAATTGAGGTGGCGATGCTGACTGGAGACTCCCAGGACGTCGCCGATGCCGTCGCCGACGAACTGGGTATCGACACGGTGTTCGCCGAGGTTCTCCCCGAAGACAAGGACGTGAAAGTCCAAGAGCTCCAAAACCAGGATAAGCTCGTGGGGATGGTCGGCGACGGCGTGAACGACGCGCCGGCGTTGACGCGGGCCGACGTCGGAATCGCCATCGGGAGCGGCACCGACGTCGCGGTCCAGTCGGCCGACGTCATCCTCGTCCAGAACAACCCGATGGACGTGGTTCGGCTCGTGAAACTCAGCAAGGCCAGCTACCGAAAGATGCAGGAGAATATCGTCTGGGCGGCCGGATACAACGTATTCGCAATTCCGCTTGCAGCTGGCATCCTTGCGCCGATCGGGGTTTTGCTGTCCCCCGCCGTGGGCGCCCTCCTGATGTCGCTGAGTACGGTAATTGTCGCGATCAACGCGCAGCTACTCCGACGCGTCGATCTGTCGCTCCCGAACCTCCCAGGAGTAGCATCACCTACTGACGCTCAGGCCACAGACTGAGAGTCTCTGCTTCTAAAGAATACAGCGAGAGTGTCACGGGTCGGGTGACCCGTGGTACTTTACACAGATTCGAGGAGAAAGCCCACGACCGAAGTTGTGGGTTACTAATATACACGATGAGAACTCTACTCCAGGTTGTCAGGAGAATGACTAATCATTGACCGCTCGTCTGTAAGGATGCACAATGAAAACATCAGTAGAGTCCATAGTTTACCGATCGCCACTGGGGATCTTCTTTGTATTAGCGTACGCCATCTCGTGGGCGTTTATTCTCCCCTGGTCGGTGAGCGAGAGTCGCGGTGGCTTGGAATTGTTGCCGTATACGCTGCCGGATGCGTTTGGTATCGTGATGTTTGTAATTGCACCCTTGGGGCCTCTACTCGCAGCTGTTCTCGTAACTGCAGTGATAGAGGGTTGGGTAGGCGTGCGTCGATTACTGGGAGGGATTAAACGATGGCGAGTCGGCCTTCGATGGTACGTGGTCGCTCTGTTCGGATTTATGTTTGCGTACATCGCGGGATACGTTACGATTCTTGGAACCGATCCACTCACGGCACTTCTTGAGAATTGGTCACTCTTCTTCACCGTCTTCCTTCCCCTCGTGCTACTGGGAATTTTCGTACCGTCGATTGGTGAGGAACCTGGCTGGCGCGGTTTTGCACTCCCACGGTTACAACGACAATACGGCCCAATCTGGGGGACGCTCGTTCTCGGAGTACTCGTTGGCCTGTATCACCTCCCCGCGTTTTTCACACCGTTTCTCGGGCCAATCACGCTCTCTGGGTTCGTTGCGTTCGTGCTGACCGCCATCGCGGGTTCGTTTATCTATACTTGGGTTTTCAACGGTACTGGTGGTAGCCTTCTCATCGTCATTCTCCTCCATGCTGCTGGAAACGCGGCGAGCGGACTTCTCACACCAATCTTCGGTGGCTTGGGCTATGGGGGATGGGCCGCTACTATTATCGATGGTGGTGCGTTGAATGTCATCGTCTTTGCCATAGTCGCGGTGGTCCTCATAATTCTCACCAAAGGACGCCTCGCCTACAACAGCTAGCTGCTATTGAGCTATGATCTCCCTTGATTCGCTACTCTGCTTGATAGACTGCGCAGCGTCCACCGTCGGTAAGCCTAACCAAGTATGTCGAACTGTATGCACGGCTGAGTACCTTGCTTGCCATCAACTCCGCCTCTTCGGTCGAGCAGTCACGCAGTGTCTGAATCACTTCCGTGAGTTCCACGAAGCGTTCTGTCCAGTCACACGGGATGAAGTTCTCGTTCATACCCATCAGTCAGCGAGGGCCTCAATATACCTCAGTCACGTATGGCGAAACTGAAAGCGATTGATACGCGTGGAAACATTCATTTGACTCTATTGATATTCCTGCTTAAAAAACATGACAATACACCATATTTTCTCAAATATTCCAAAAGTTTTTAAATCTATTATTGAAATCGTCCAAATAGGAACACCAAGTGCCTAGATGGCGTCTGTTGCCTTGTATTCTGTAAGGCAGGCAATGGATACCGCAGAGACTCTATCCGCGCTTTCCACGTGGATTGCTCGTCTTGAGCGGTTCTGTTCCGGAGGTACTAAAATGGGCGACACAATCACGCAGAACGGTGTCTCAAGGAATGAGCAAATACTCGTCCTTCACGTCGATGATGATCAACAAGTGAGTGAGTTGACCGCGGAGTTTCTAGAACGGATAACCGACAGTTTCGAGGTACGTACCGAAACGAATCCACGCGAGGTGCTTCACCAGTTGTCCACCACTCCCATTGACTGTATCATCAGCGACTACGAGATGCCCGAGATGGATGGAATCAAGCTTCTCAGCACTGTTCGCGAGGAGTATCCCAACATGCCGTTTATCCTGTTCACGGGGAAGGGCAGCGAGGAGATCGCCTCCGAGGCGATAGACGCAGGGGTAACGTCCTATATCCAGAAAGGCGGGACCGAAGTATACGACCAACTCGCAAACCGCATCAAGAACGCGGTCAGCCACCGTCGATCCGAACGACGAGCGCGGATCGCCCAAGACCGACTGCTTGCTCTCTACGAGCAAACCGATGGGTTCTACATTCTCAATTCGGATTGGCGAATCGCCTACTGGAATCAGACGATTGCAGACAGAACTGGCTTGACAGCTGACGAGGTTCTCGATAAGAAGTTCTGGGATGTGTTCCCTGAGGCCACTGAGACAGAGGTGTACGACTTCTTCCAGAATGCGATGTCAGCCGGCGAGCCGACAGCGTTTGAAACCTACTCTGACCTCTTCGGATACTGGACTGAAGTCCGAGCGTACCCCGTCGAGCATGGTCTTTTCGTTCACTCACGGGACATCACAAAGAAGCGAGAGCGTGATCAGGAACTGAAGCGTCGAAACCATATTCTGGAATCGTTTGCAAACACGGTTTCACACGATCTTCGAAATCCCCTCAACGTGGCTGAAGGGAGACTCCAATTGGCACAAGAGACGGGTGATTTCGAGCATCTCGAAGAAGTCACACAGGCACACAATCGAATGCGAAACCTCATTGACGAACTGCTTCGATTGGCTCGCGGAGAAGAGTTATCACTCTCAGTGGTGTCCATCCAAGAGATAGTCGAACAGGCATGGGAGACTGTCTCCTCGGAATCGACGGAATTGATCGTTGACACAGACACGGAAATCCGAGCGCACGCGTCACAGTTGCAACGACTCTTTGAGAACCTCTTCTGGAACGCCCTTGACCACGGAAACGCTTCAACGATCCGAGTCGGCTTGCTCGATAATGGCTTTTTTGTTGAGGATAACGGTCCTGGGATTCCACCAGCTGAGCGTGAGACGGTGTTTGAGTCAGGATACTCGACAGACGAAAGTAGCCCAGGCTATGGGCTCTCCATTGTGAAAGGGATCGTTGAAACTCATACATGGGAAATCGAAATCACTGAGGGCGATGAAGGTGCACGGTTCGAAATCACAGGAACCAATCGATATTGATTGACCAAAGACTACTGTTGGACTGTCCGGATGTTTATCCGTTCTGCAAGTCAGTGACCTACGAGTGAACTCGTGGGCTTCCTCCTCGAATCTGTGTGAGAGATGCATGCGGAGTTCTTCGCGTGCGTTCACGCCTGCGTCTCCTTCTGCTGGGCATCGATCTGGAGTCCTGCGTGGGCGAGTTGGTCCATTGACTTCCACCCGCGCTTCTTTGCGACGTACTGGTGCCAGTGGGTGAGTGGACGGCCGTTGAGTGGTTGGTAGTGGTTGAGGTCGCGCTCATTGTAGACGATGATGGCGTCGGCGGGCTGGTAGTAGTGATATTTTTCAAGAGTCTTGTCATTCTCACCCATAGCACCAAAAGCTAGTTCCAGTGTAAGACAAGGATATTTCAGTACTGCCTGTTCTGGTACCTGTATGGTCCCTCGACGAATTCGGATATTCCTCGTCCTCCTCATCCTCTTCAGCGGATTCTCTATTGCAGCTGGAGCACTCATCGACGCACCACCAACGCTGACAGTTGAGAACGAGGACGACACCACTTATCGCATCACCGCGTACACGACAGACGGACTCCAAGAGGCTCTGCTCATGAACTTCGCCGTCACTACAGAAGACGGCGAGCGGGCGTACCGGTTCATCACACCGAACAGACAGTGAGGAAACGACGCTGACCACTCTACACCGGGTGGGAGTGAAAGGGGCCGGGCGTTCGGCGAGCGAGCCGACACAAGGACCGCAGCGGAGCGAGGACCGCAGCGAGGTGTAGCCGTCGAGCGCCCAGGGGCTTTCAGAGGCTTTTATTCACAACTGTCGCTCCACACCTCTCGATACGGAAGTGAGCAAACACTCCGAGCACGTCGACGAGGTCGGAACGTCTCGTGTTAGTGTCTACAGACGCCATTCGACGGCACGCCAACCTCCTCATTTGGGTACCATCGTTTGACAGTCAATCTACCACCAGCCGTGATTACCAGACAGAGTGCCCACCAACTAGGAGTCCCCGGTGTTGAGAGGTCCCATTCATACTGAACCGTCGGTCCATCGGCAAGCGAGGCAGCGAGTGTATACGACCCCGGTGTCTCGGTGACTGCAGGCTGAATCGTCAACGGAAGCGATGTTTGATACGTCTGCTCAAGGATGGCCTCCCCGCTATCGTTCCGGACGGTGACGTTGACTGTCCGTCCACCTTGCTCAGGGTGCTCGTAATCGGGTTCAGTCTCGAAATCATAGATCTGCAACCGAGCAAGTGGGTCGTCACTATCGTCCGCAGTAGACGCCTGAACGACAGGCCGTTCACACCGATAGGCATTGAACGGGATTCGTCGGTGTCGCTCATTACTCACGAAGTGGGCGACACTCGAAGCGTTACGGGTTGCGCTACTCGCGGAGCTACCCGAACGGTAATAGCGGGCAGACCCTCGACATGAGGACAACACGTAGTACCCTGAGCCAGTCGTGTGGACGACAGCGACACGTGCTGGCTCAACCGTAATCTCCGTCGCTCCGCCTGAACTTCCGAATCCGCCGACGAGTTCGTTATACACGTAGCGTTGTTCGTATGTCTCAACAAACGATTGAGCAACTGCAGAGCTAGACACGTCACTCGGTTCGGGGAGTGGTTTCGTCTCAGTGAGTGTCGTCACGTCTGATGGCGGTGTTGGCTGAGACGTTGAGACCGAGTTACGGCTGTCTCTCTCGCGGGTAGCACAGCCAGCCAGCATACCTGTCCCACACGCTATCGATGCGAGCACTCTACGGCGTCGCATCAGCATCTACTCTCCCAGTTGCTGCGACAGTCGTCGTATCGGTTGGAGGGCATCGGAATGTGACCTGACTTCGTGTATTGTCAGCATATATTATTTGATATTAGACAATCCGATGTCGAGGATGAGAAATCGGAAACGCCGAGCTCACACAGCAAACAGAAGTCCAAGAAGCCAACACAATCCCAACAGTCTCGGTGGTCGCCAATAAAAACAGAGATAATGCGGCATTCGTCGACCCCGCTGACGCCGTCACAGCAAACTGCTCTGGAACTGATAGCGCAGGGTACCGATGAGGACGGGACAGTTACACACGACGCAGCTGTTGATCTCCTCACTGACGGTGGTTTTGAGCGGGCAGAGACAGAGGATCTTCTTGAGCAACTGTTGTTGAAAGGCTATCTCTACGAATCGACGGCTGGGCTTCGGCTCACCGGTTGAGCCCGTTCATACGAGTCTTTGAAACTAAGACGCAACGCGCTCGTGATGTTGTTAACCAACACTCCGTAACAATACCATTTGTGTTGGTTAACACACTAGCGAATCTGATACAGACACCACCGTTTCCGGTGTCTTGAACACAGACCTCATCGACCGATGCGTGATTGGATTCTGAGTACAGTCGTGAACGTTGTATCTGGTATCAGTATCGGACATACGTCATCGCTGTCGGTCGTGCTCCTCGGATGCCGGACCACTGAACCCACTGAGATGCGCATCAATCTTCGTGAGTGCGTCGTCGAAGCGTTCGCGTGGCGACCGGGAATCAGACGATCTGTCGGTCACACGCCGCCGAAGTTCCTCGGCGTGTTCCGGGTCGCCAACAAGGAGGATTCCCTCCTCGAAGACTGATGCAGCAACGCCTGGTGGGAGGGTGTGGATATCGACGAGGTCTACGTCATCTGTTTCGAGTGCCTCACTCAAATCTGCACTCAGACTAAAGAACGCATCATTGTACGCTGGATCCTCGCGCTGAGTCGTTTTCAACTCGACTGCGATGTCGATGTCACTCGTTGGATGGGTTGTTGCTGTCGTGTGGGAACCAAAGAAAAGTGCACACTGCACCAAGTGCTCCCGAAGAATCCCCCGAATCGTCTCAATGGGGATGGAATCGTCGATGGTAGCCGACTCAACGGGTCTCATTGTTGATTGTCGCCGCGACAGCGTTGCAGGCGAGCTCGTTTAGTGAGCTTGCGCTCCTCTTGAGCGGTCACCCAATCACGGAGGTCACTGCACACATCGTCGATTGTCCGGTCACCACTCGCCTCTGCAACAGTGGCAGCGTCAACGGCTGCCGGTGTCGACGCGTCGTACGCCGCTTCGTAGTCTGCGATTCGGGCAGTCAATTCACGAATTCGTTCTTGGAGTTCCTCGACACTGTGTTCGGTCCAGAGCTGGTCGATTCGTCGCCACTCGAAGTAGGCGTCATTGCGTTCGTAGGTAGCTGGGTCGTCGCTCGGGTTCTTCACAACACCAAGTTCTGTGAGGAAGTTGAGGTGTTCCCGTGCGGTATCCGGTGTGATGCCTGCCCGGTCTGCGATGTCAGCGACACGCAGTGGCTCCCTGAGTTGGAGGGCGACGTCGTATATCTTTTCGACCGTCGTCCGGCGCTCGAGCTCAGCCTCCCACTCGGCCACGAGATCTATCGACGGTGGCTCGCTCATGATGCTCGTGAAGAGATTCGTTTGAGAAGCTCATTAACTCACCTCTCGAAGCCGCCTTCGTGTTCCTTGAAACGCTGAACGCTCGCGGTTTTGTTAACCAACAGTACCGGTATTAGCGGCTCATGTTGGTTAACGTAAGTGACCTGTCTCAAAAACTTGAGTTCGCGCCAAGGACAGGAGCCCACTCGCGCTCTGTGCATATTCCGAGAACTCGAACACGGCCTCACCAAGAGTTAATACACTATCCATAGTACATAGATTGTGATGTCTGCCGATGACCGAATTGCAACCACGCCGAACCCTGAGGCGACATTCAATGATCTGCTCACCTACGCCGAGTTGCTGAACACGCCGCGACTCGCTCGCCTCTATAGCTACATCCTCCGGTACGGCCCCGTCGAGATTGAGGCCATCAAGACTGACCTCGACATGGCGCACTCGACGACGTACAAGTACATCGGACAACTTGAGGAAATGAGCGTGCTCACGCGGGACGAGGACGTGACGCCAGCAACGGTCACGGTTGATCCGATTCGACTCCAGCTCGACACCGAACACGGGGAAGTGCTCGCAACGCCGACGCTCGTCGATGCGATTGGACGACAACTTGATACCGAGGATATCCGCGTCTTCGTTGAGCGCCAAGGAATCGCCAAACTTGCCGCTGCACTCCACTACACGCTTCGTATCATGGCCGGTGAACTCACACAGCGGACTGCGGCAACGAAACTTGGTGTCCACCCTGTCGAAGGGATGACTGTGTTCACCGCCCTCCAAGACGTCGTCTCTGACTCTCCCTCATCATTAGTCGCTTCCAGGTGATCATCCTCGTCGACATTGCTGATACCAGAGGTTCCAGTCTGCGCAGTCTTGGCTCGGTGAGACGCTCAATTGTTGTGATGCTCTTGTACGCGCTCTCTAACCCAGTCTAGAACGCCGAAAAGCACACCGAGGTGGTGTTCATCCTCGAATGGTGAGGCTTCCACTGCAGCACTAGCATCTGGGGGCGGATGATAGTGGGCAGTCGGAGCGTTCGGTTTCGGATGCTTATCCCACCGACATTGCCACGTCTTGTCTTGAGAAATCTCCAAATAGTGCACCGAATATGCGCCGCCTTCGAACCACCGAATATCAAGCCGCACCTCCGTGACTGACGCCGGATACTGTTCGGCATCAATCTGGAGTTCTAGCACACGCGGCGATAGTGAGTCAGGTCGAAACTGCCACGTAAGAACCAGCGGATGGATTGCGGCTCGCTGTGCCAGTAACTCCAGTGTCGTCACATCAAGTGGCCTGCTTGGACTTTCAGATCGATCAACCACGCTATGCTTGCGCCCGGTCGTCATGCGTCGATTCGGCTCGCTGAACCGCCTGCTTCAACACCGAAATGTCACGACGAACCGTCCGCCACTCGCTCAAATCATCCCACCGCTCATGCACCGACTCATGATCAGGCTCTACATTGTCGGGTTCGACGACTGCATCTGGGCTTGGAACACCATATTCATCTTGGAATTGGCGGTCTTCCTCGATCAGTTCGTCAACCCGACGCCGCAACTCACTGGCGCTGTATTCACCAGCTATTTCTTCGATACGCTTCCACCGAAAGTACGATGGATTTCGCCTGTAGCCAGCAGGCCGGGTGTCAGTTTTCTCTGCAATCCCCATTTCGACGAGTTGCGAGAGCGCTTCTCGAGCACCGTTCTCCGAACAATCTGCCCATTCAGCGAACTCTTTTGCAGACCCGGATTCGTACGTCCCAACGAGGACGTCGTAGACACGCTGAAACGTCGTCCGATTCTTCTGCCACTGCCCACGTGCCCCATCTTCAGACGGTCTCTCCTCGTCCATAGACTCATCTTCGCGACCTAAACGCATATATATTGTCTCCAAATCGGATATCTGTGTCAGAAAATCACTCTCCACTTCCAAAGAGTCGCTTTGTCTGCCCCCCGCAACGGCGCTAACCCTGATTTCTCATCATCACTCACGTGTTGGCTCTCCTCTTGGCTCATACCCGGCGGTTAGCAAGATATTCGATATCGCCAGTCATGTATGGCGAAGCAGAAAGTTCGACGCCTCTGCAAAAAGCTTTAGAACAGTGAGGGAAGCCCACGACTGTAGTCGTGGGAGAAGTCATTAGTCGGTTCTACGCTCGAGAACGGTAACGATATCGGACAGATTGAAGAGACAAAGATCATCACGCTCGTCTGCAGCCTCCTCGACCGAGCGTTTGAACCCAGAACGGCTGAACAAGGCGAATTCATACGCTGGCTCACCACCTCCGATGGGTGTCCAGTCGATATGCTCCACGTCGTCTTCGAGATCCGTGAGCACGTCATAACCGAGGGGGGTGGTGGTGAATTTCGCTTCGCCAGCGATTAGCGTTGACTCGTCAGTTGGTGCGACGACATCTACCTCTCGGCCCTTGTACCACCACTGGCTTGGCACCTGTGTGAGCTGGTAGTTTGAGTAGAGCGCCGGCACTGCCTGGTGACAGAGCGATTCGAACGTTTCGCTGACGAAGTCGGGCAACTCCGGTTCGATGAGATCCGCGTAGGCATTCTCGCCGTAGAGTTCGTACTGTCCCCCGCGGCCGTAGAGATAGCGGAAGTAAAACCGGAACACGGGATCCCGAATCTGGTATCGCGTTCGCTTGCTGCGTGCCGGGTCAGCGAGTGCTGGATGGTGTTTCTCGATGATCTGGAGTGTTTCCAGCCGGTCGAAGTAGTACGACGTGTTCGTGCTCTCGATGCCGGCTCCCTGGGCGATCTCGTTTCGACTGCGGTTCCCGCTGGCCATCGATTCCAGTACAGAAAAATACGTGTTTACCTCGTTGAGCTCCATCTGGAGGACGGTTTCGGGCTCGTCGTGGAGTGGGCCATCCGGGTCGCACAAAAGCCGCATGATATTCTCTCCGAAGCTCTGTGATGAATCGAGCGGGCTGAGATATCGGGGTGTGCCGCCGAAGACGCCGTATACAAACACCCGTTCTTCGGAACCGTACGTTGGCACGAACTTTTGGATAGAACGAAACGGCAGCTGGGTGAGTTCGAGGCGGCCATTCGGAGTCTGGGACACTCGGCCGTAGAGTGGCGCACCGCCATCGAGGACGTGGGTATGAATCATGCCGATTGCAGAGCCTGTGAGTACGAGCGTCGCCTGACTCTCGTCGACAGCTGTATCCCACAGGTGTTGAATGACCGACGGAAGCCCTTCGTTCGATTCAATGAGGTACGGGAATTCGTCGATGACGATGATGGCGTCTCTATCGGTGAGGTACGTTAAGAGCGGTTCCCATTCCTCTTTGACGGCCGTGATGTCTGGATAGGTCGTCGCTGCTGCCTCGACGAATCGCCTGAGCTGTGTCGTCGCTGTTCCTTGAACTGCCTGATAGTACACGGCATCGTCGCGGTCGGCAATCGATTGGCGGACGAGTTCGCTCTTGCCGATCTGGCGGCGCCCATAGATGATTGCGAGTTCTGCAGCGTCACTCTCATAGAGGGCCTGCAACCGATCGAGTTCATCGACACGATTGACGAACTGGTCCATACTCCCAGTCGTGGTGGGAGATACATACGTGTTCCGAAGTTAGGGGTAGAACTATAATAGTTTGAACTCTAATAGTCTGAACTCTAATTCGGTGAGCCAATCATTCGAGCTACTACCCACTAAGGCTCCGACAGACATCTCCAAATGTCCCGTCAGTCCTCTTGTGAGCGGATTTCGTTAACCTGCTGCTCAAGCCGGCGGAGGATCTGAACGCGTCCCCGGTTTGCATTCTCGTAGGCAACGCAGGCTTGCAACGTCTCCATGTCGTTGATCGTCACGATACCGGCGTTGATGAGCCGCGTGTTTGGTGGCTCGAGACGTTTGGCGTAAGACCGCCCGATTCTACAGATTGATCTGATGACTCACTCACTGATGTTCGCCTCCGCGTTTTTGAAGCGAGAAAAAACGGTTCTAGGTTGACCTGCTTCCGTGACCGGCTATCAGCTGCATGTCACGCACTGAGACCCCACTGAACATCGTCTTCGACTGCCTGCAGGTCGCGTTCTGCACGTTTGACGCGGTCACGTCTAACGAGTTCAACCGCCGTTTCTCGGTCGATTTCGTCGTTCACGTACCGTAAGAGGACGAGGTCTATCCAGAGGTCTTTGACACCGCGTTCTAACGCCTGTTCGAGGATCTCTGACTCGGGGATGTCCCGTGCTTCGGCGATTTCTTGCACCCGTTCGGTGAGATCCGTGGCCATGGCTAGATGATTGCGCTGTGGTAACCTAAACGTCTGTGGGCGCCATCGTGTTGTTACTCGGCGTCTGTTCGAAACAGACGCTTCGTCCGCCTCCACAACGACGCCGATCCTGGCTCCCCATCATTACTCACGTGTTGGCTCTCCGCTTTGCTCACTGACTCAGTATCGTCGTCTGAGAGCTCCGACTCCAGTCGCTGGACCTCCGCTTCAAGCCATTCGATCCGCTTGTCTTTCCGCTTGATACGCGTCTCCAGTGTTCCCACACGCTCTGCCAACAATCGATTCTTCTCACTCACATATGCATCACTACGATCTTCAGAAGCCTTGGGCGACTCCGATGGCTCTGAAACAGACTTAGTCGTCTCTTTCTGCGACGGCGTATAGAACTCAGACGTCGTCTGTATCGCACGCTCGATAGTCTTCTCTCCATACGTCGATCCATCAGCGTAGTGCACCTCGTCCCACTTCTCGCGAGTCAACCCCGACCGACGGAACAGCTGGTCCATCTGGGTCTTGTCGCCGCCGCTCCAGAAGGCCAGCAGACAACACAACGCCATATCCGCTTCTGAGTTGCTGTCGTATCCACTCGTATTCCCATTCCACAGTCGATCGAACTTCGCCCCGTTCGAGGCGTTCTTCGCTTTTTCCAGGAGTGTGTCGTCGTCGAGTGACGTGCTAGATGTAGACTCATCACGTCGTGTAACATCCATAGACCTGTTCGTTGCTTGGGTGGGTGTTTCCTCAGCGATATACTCCCGATGGATTGCTTCGAGAGCGTCTTGTCGGGTTGCCACCTTGGTTGGCGTCCCTGTCACCCGGTCGCCGGTGACGGTGAAAAAGCGCGCTGTGTCGTAACACTCGATTTTGCCACGTCGGTTGCGTCCCTCGGGTAATGCGCCTTGAATGAGCACGTGATACCCAGTTCCCGATGGTGAGATTTCGGTATATGAATCCAAGCGCGTGATGATGTCCTGTGCATCGCCGTCAGTGTCGCCTGTTTCGGGATCACGACAGTCGTCAAGGTCGACGCCGACGATGGGGTCTTCCTCGGTGAACACAAATCCAATTCCATCCGCCCGACCATGTTCGAGATACTCGCATGCAGTCTGGAAGTCTGCCCATGTTTCGGGGTCCGTCGACGAGGCGAACGACCCGACGCCTGGGACCACCGGAATTTTCGTTTTCTTCCCGTCACGTTTCTCCTGTCGCCAACACACCCACTGGGGTCGTTCAGCGAGTTCTTCGGGGATTGATTCCTGTGTCAGAGCTTCGGTAGGTTCGTCAGTCATTGGGTGTCTCCTCTCGGAGCTGCGCCCCTTTTGGCGCCAGAAAAAATCTCCCTGGATTCGCTTCGCTCACTTCCAACGGCCTCACCCCCCTCTATACTAGTTGGTTTTTGCGATGCGGAATTGCAAAAACCGCAAATAGAAGTGCTATATCGCAGTCCTACCGCATATACCGCATTTTCCTGAACGGGTGTCTCTGATACCGCATAACGATATTGGGTGGAACGCCGCCACGTCTTGCGATTTTGCTGATTTCTCCGCATCGCAAAATCCGTTTGCCGTAA is from Haloprofundus halophilus and encodes:
- a CDS encoding heavy metal translocating P-type ATPase; this encodes MDDHKDTNENPPGGEHQQDDRSHQHEHGEHDETAAEADEQRVEQELLEDEAHPAAESERAVHEQHEHTGHEGKGHGHGSHEGHGEGHGGMHEGHEQMFRRRFFVSTLLSIPVLLYSEMLQEWIGFSVPAFPGSEWINPVFAVIVFAYGGVPFLQMAVPELKDRSPGMMTLISMAITVAFVYSLASVVFPTQSAFFWELVTLIDIMLLGHWIEMRSVRRASSAVDELAKLMPDTAERITDNGETEEVPVGELSEGDLVLVRPGASVPADGIVEEGDSDVEESMITGESKPVSKEPGDEVIGGTINGDGSLRVRVGATGEETTLAGIMRLVEEAQQSKSKTQVLADRAAGWLFYVALGAAVVTAIAWTVAISFDATVIERVVTVLVIACPHALGLAIPLVVAINTSLAARNGMLVRDRIAMEEARNLDAIIFDKTGTLTEGEHGVVDMVTVDGVDEDDALRLAAAVESDSEHMIARAIREAANERDLTTPGATDFEAIKGRGVRANVNVSGFAGGSSDAFDGGNEVYVGGPNLLTQLDSEIPDHLQHFADDAGQNAQTVVYLVREGELIAAFAMADVIREESFRVVDALHDLGIEVAMLTGDSQDVADAVADELGIDTVFAEVLPEDKDVKVQELQNQDKLVGMVGDGVNDAPALTRADVGIAIGSGTDVAVQSADVILVQNNPMDVVRLVKLSKASYRKMQENIVWAAGYNVFAIPLAAGILAPIGVLLSPAVGALLMSLSTVIVAINAQLLRRVDLSLPNLPGVASPTDAQATD
- a CDS encoding CPBP family intramembrane glutamic endopeptidase — translated: MVALFGFMFAYIAGYVTILGTDPLTALLENWSLFFTVFLPLVLLGIFVPSIGEEPGWRGFALPRLQRQYGPIWGTLVLGVLVGLYHLPAFFTPFLGPITLSGFVAFVLTAIAGSFIYTWVFNGTGGSLLIVILLHAAGNAASGLLTPIFGGLGYGGWAATIIDGGALNVIVFAIVAVVLIILTKGRLAYNS
- a CDS encoding response regulator; this translates as MGDTITQNGVSRNEQILVLHVDDDQQVSELTAEFLERITDSFEVRTETNPREVLHQLSTTPIDCIISDYEMPEMDGIKLLSTVREEYPNMPFILFTGKGSEEIASEAIDAGVTSYIQKGGTEVYDQLANRIKNAVSHRRSERRARIAQDRLLALYEQTDGFYILNSDWRIAYWNQTIADRTGLTADEVLDKKFWDVFPEATETEVYDFFQNAMSAGEPTAFETYSDLFGYWTEVRAYPVEHGLFVHSRDITKKRERDQELKRRNHILESFANTVSHDLRNPLNVAEGRLQLAQETGDFEHLEEVTQAHNRMRNLIDELLRLARGEELSLSVVSIQEIVEQAWETVSSESTELIVDTDTEIRAHASQLQRLFENLFWNALDHGNASTIRVGLLDNGFFVEDNGPGIPPAERETVFESGYSTDESSPGYGLSIVKGIVETHTWEIEITEGDEGARFEITGTNRY
- the mntA gene encoding type VII toxin-antitoxin system MntA family adenylyltransferase antitoxin; translation: MRPVESATIDDSIPIETIRGILREHLVQCALFFGSHTTATTHPTSDIDIAVELKTTQREDPAYNDAFFSLSADLSEALETDDVDLVDIHTLPPGVAASVFEEGILLVGDPEHAEELRRRVTDRSSDSRSPRERFDDALTKIDAHLSGFSGPASEEHDRQR
- a CDS encoding DUF7342 family protein; its protein translation is MSEPPSIDLVAEWEAELERRTTVEKIYDVALQLREPLRVADIADRAGITPDTAREHLNFLTELGVVKNPSDDPATYERNDAYFEWRRIDQLWTEHSVEELQERIRELTARIADYEAAYDASTPAAVDAATVAEASGDRTIDDVCSDLRDWVTAQEERKLTKRARLQRCRGDNQQ
- a CDS encoding DUF7437 domain-containing protein produces the protein MSADDRIATTPNPEATFNDLLTYAELLNTPRLARLYSYILRYGPVEIEAIKTDLDMAHSTTYKYIGQLEEMSVLTRDEDVTPATVTVDPIRLQLDTEHGEVLATPTLVDAIGRQLDTEDIRVFVERQGIAKLAAALHYTLRIMAGELTQRTAATKLGVHPVEGMTVFTALQDVVSDSPSSLVASR